From Lolium perenne isolate Kyuss_39 chromosome 5, Kyuss_2.0, whole genome shotgun sequence, a single genomic window includes:
- the LOC127299220 gene encoding G-type lectin S-receptor-like serine/threonine-protein kinase SD1-13 isoform X2, giving the protein MVLTVSMPLFIIILFLISWPFSSVRLCAPVSVLIPGMRLTPGKTLTSDQGSFSFGFFSPSNSTQNTYVGIWFNDIPLHTIVWVANRDNPVRNASSAMLRMTDNSSLVLSESNGQHILWMANTVTSNNSSVKLLNNGNLVVLSSNGSMLWQSFENPSDSVLPGMPRRTTHKTHPPWRIISWRGPEDPSKGRFSAGNDLNTPLQFFVWDGSVPYWRAPVGTGYVSSNIGLQTISSLMYLTVYRGSDGESYATFGLSDGSSRILYTIDYTGKAMLLRWNTSLTNWTPIPSMTWPAYQCNFYGYCGAYGYCDNTEAIPACKCLDGFDPSDKTEWVTGNFSQGCRRKDALQCGGGDGFLTLPAMKVPDKFLRLWNKSFADCATECSRNCSCLAYAYANLSTSDIDGDATRCLIWTGELIDVEKGGDIGTENLYLRLAGLSSKGRKSIIVKVVPASLLLILLLVCLVCFLRFKGKHDKQGCPNRWIVEDLSITDGLGEETCDVPFISFEEIVVATNNFSMSNLLGQGGFGKVYKGLFHGDKEVAVKRLSRGSGQGAIEFMNEVLVIAKLQHKNLVRLICYCVQGDEKLLIYEYLPNKSLDTFLFNSEKKLMLDWTTQFNIIKGVARGLLYLHQDSRLMIIHRDLKTSNILLDGDMNPKISDFGMAKIFCGDEQQANTNRVVGTYGYMSPEYAMEGLFSVKSDVYSFGVLLLETAWNLWRERLANDLVDPSISESCSTAEVLCCIHVGLLCVQDDPDARPPMATVVSVLESRSTQIATPDKPLYLSQEIRCQRKKTTFRTL; this is encoded by the exons ATGGTCTTGACTGTAAGCATGCCTCTCTTCATCATTATTTTGTTCTTGATTTCTTGGCCCTTCAGCTCTGTGCGTCTCTGCGCGCCTGTCAGTGTGCTTATCCCGGGCATGAGACTCACTCCTGGCAAAACTCTCACCTCCGACCAAGGTTCGTTCTCCTTCGGCTTCTTTTCTCCCTCAAATTCAACTCAAAATACGTATGTTGGCATATGGTTCAACGATATCCCATTGCACACCATCGTCTGGGTTGCCAACCGCGATAACCCGGTCAGAAATGCTTCATCTGCGATGCTTCGTATGACCGACAACTCCAGCCTTGTGTTATCTGAAAGCAATGGCCAGCACATACTCTGGATGGCAAACACGGTCACTAGCAACAACTCGTCGGTTAAACTTCTAAACAACGGCAACCTTGTAGTCCTATCGTCAAATGGTTCGATGTTATGGCAGAGCTTTGAAAACCCAAGCGACAGCGTCCTTCCTGGCATGCCTAGGCGGACAACCCACAAGACCCACCCACCATGGCGGATCATCTCTTGGAGGGGCCCTGAAGATCCATCAAAAGGCCGGTTCTCTGCTGGAAATGACCTTAACACTCCCCTACAGTTTTTTGTCTGGGATGGGTCAGTGCCATACTGGCGTGCTCCGGTAGGGACCGGTTATGTATCCTCCAACATAGGCCTCCAGACCATTAGTTCGCTCATGTATTTGACGGTTTACAGGGGCAGCGATGGCGAGTCCTATGCAACATTTGGACTATCAGATGGCTCCTCCAGGATATTGTACACGATTGACTACACCGGGAAGGCCATGTTATTGAGATGGAATACCAGCTTGACAAATTGGACCCCCATCCCATCAATGACCTGGCCAGCCTACCAGTGCAATTTCTACGGATATTGCGGTGCATACGGCTACTGCGACAACACAGAGGCAATTCCCGCATGCAAGTGCCTTGATGGTTTTGACCCCAGTGACAAAACAGAGTGGGTTACAGGAAATTTTTCTCAAGGTTGCCGGCGGAAGGATGCACTACAGTGTGGTGGAGGAGACGGTTTCTTGACCTTGCCGGCAATGAAGGTGCCAGACAAATTTCTACGCCTGTGGAACAAAAGCTTTGCTGACTGCGCAACGGAATGCAGCAGAAATTGCTCATGTCTAGCGTATGCCTATGCTAATCTAAGCACCAGTGACATTGATGGGGATGCAACAAGGTGCCTGATTTGGACTGGGGAGCTGATTGATGTGGAGAAGGGTGGCGACATCGGTACAGAGAACCTGTATCTCCGGCTTGCAGGCTTGTCAA GTAAAGGGAGAAAGAGCATCATAGTAAAAGTTGTACCAGCAAGTCTATTGTTGATTCTTTTATTGGTATGCCTTGTATGCTTCCTCAGGTTTAAAG GCAAACATGACAAGCAAGGATGTCCAAACAGATGGATAGTGGAGGATCTGAGTATCACTGATGGACTCGGAGAGGAAACTTGTGATGTTCCATTTATTAGCTTTGAGGAAATAGTGGTTGCAACAAATAACTTTTCTATGTCCAACTTACTTGGACAAGGTGGCTTTGGCAAAGTTTACAAG GGGCTCTTTCATGGAGACAAGGAAGTTGCTGTTAAAAGGCTTAGTAGAGGTTCCGGACAGGGGGCGATAGAGTTCATGAATGAAGTACTCGTAATTGCTAAATTGCAACATAAAAACCTTGTACGGCTTATTTGTTATTGTGTGCAGGGCGATGAAAAGCTACTTATTTATGAGTATCTGCCAAACAAAAGCCTGGACACCTTCCTTTTCA ATTCAGAAAAAAAGCTAATGCTTGATTGGACGACACAATTCAATATAATAAAAGGAGTGGCTAGGGGACTACTCTATCTCCATCAAGATTCAAGATTGATGATAATTCACAGGGATCTCAAAACAAGCAACATTTTGCTAGATGGAGATATGAAtcccaagatatctgattttggcaTGGCAAAAATCTTTTGTGGAGATGAGCAACAAGCAAATACTAACCGAGTTGTGGGAACATA CGGTTATATGTCTCCTGAATATGCGATGGAAGGCCTCTTTTCTGTTAAGTCTGATGTCTACAGCTTTGGAGTATTGCTCTTGGAAACT GCATGGAATCTATGGAGAGAAAGGCTAGCAAATGATCTGGTGGATCCATCTATCTCAGAGAGCTGCTCGACTGCAGAGGTTTTATGTTGCATCCATGTTGGGCTCCTGTGTGTTCAGGATGATCCGGATGCTAGACCACCCATGGCAACCGTTGTGTCTGTTTTGGAGAGTAGAAGCACACAAATTGCTACACCTGATAAGCCACTGTATTTATCCCAAGAAATAAGGTGCCAAAGAAAAAAGACTACGTTCAGGACTCTGTAG
- the LOC127299220 gene encoding G-type lectin S-receptor-like serine/threonine-protein kinase SD1-13 isoform X1, translating to MVLTVSMPLFIIILFLISWPFSSVRLCAPVSVLIPGMRLTPGKTLTSDQGSFSFGFFSPSNSTQNTYVGIWFNDIPLHTIVWVANRDNPVRNASSAMLRMTDNSSLVLSESNGQHILWMANTVTSNNSSVKLLNNGNLVVLSSNGSMLWQSFENPSDSVLPGMPRRTTHKTHPPWRIISWRGPEDPSKGRFSAGNDLNTPLQFFVWDGSVPYWRAPVGTGYVSSNIGLQTISSLMYLTVYRGSDGESYATFGLSDGSSRILYTIDYTGKAMLLRWNTSLTNWTPIPSMTWPAYQCNFYGYCGAYGYCDNTEAIPACKCLDGFDPSDKTEWVTGNFSQGCRRKDALQCGGGDGFLTLPAMKVPDKFLRLWNKSFADCATECSRNCSCLAYAYANLSTSDIDGDATRCLIWTGELIDVEKGGDIGTENLYLRLAGLSSKGRKSIIVKVVPASLLLILLLVCLVCFLRFKGKHDKQGCPNRWIVEDLSITDGLGEETCDVPFISFEEIVVATNNFSMSNLLGQGGFGKVYKGLFHGDKEVAVKRLSRGSGQGAIEFMNEVLVIAKLQHKNLVRLICYCVQGDEKLLIYEYLPNKSLDTFLFNSEKKLMLDWTTQFNIIKGVARGLLYLHQDSRLMIIHRDLKTSNILLDGDMNPKISDFGMAKIFCGDEQQANTNRVVGTYGYMSPEYAMEGLFSVKSDVYSFGVLLLETVSGLRIISSQNIKEFPNLIIYAWNLWRERLANDLVDPSISESCSTAEVLCCIHVGLLCVQDDPDARPPMATVVSVLESRSTQIATPDKPLYLSQEIRCQRKKTTFRTL from the exons ATGGTCTTGACTGTAAGCATGCCTCTCTTCATCATTATTTTGTTCTTGATTTCTTGGCCCTTCAGCTCTGTGCGTCTCTGCGCGCCTGTCAGTGTGCTTATCCCGGGCATGAGACTCACTCCTGGCAAAACTCTCACCTCCGACCAAGGTTCGTTCTCCTTCGGCTTCTTTTCTCCCTCAAATTCAACTCAAAATACGTATGTTGGCATATGGTTCAACGATATCCCATTGCACACCATCGTCTGGGTTGCCAACCGCGATAACCCGGTCAGAAATGCTTCATCTGCGATGCTTCGTATGACCGACAACTCCAGCCTTGTGTTATCTGAAAGCAATGGCCAGCACATACTCTGGATGGCAAACACGGTCACTAGCAACAACTCGTCGGTTAAACTTCTAAACAACGGCAACCTTGTAGTCCTATCGTCAAATGGTTCGATGTTATGGCAGAGCTTTGAAAACCCAAGCGACAGCGTCCTTCCTGGCATGCCTAGGCGGACAACCCACAAGACCCACCCACCATGGCGGATCATCTCTTGGAGGGGCCCTGAAGATCCATCAAAAGGCCGGTTCTCTGCTGGAAATGACCTTAACACTCCCCTACAGTTTTTTGTCTGGGATGGGTCAGTGCCATACTGGCGTGCTCCGGTAGGGACCGGTTATGTATCCTCCAACATAGGCCTCCAGACCATTAGTTCGCTCATGTATTTGACGGTTTACAGGGGCAGCGATGGCGAGTCCTATGCAACATTTGGACTATCAGATGGCTCCTCCAGGATATTGTACACGATTGACTACACCGGGAAGGCCATGTTATTGAGATGGAATACCAGCTTGACAAATTGGACCCCCATCCCATCAATGACCTGGCCAGCCTACCAGTGCAATTTCTACGGATATTGCGGTGCATACGGCTACTGCGACAACACAGAGGCAATTCCCGCATGCAAGTGCCTTGATGGTTTTGACCCCAGTGACAAAACAGAGTGGGTTACAGGAAATTTTTCTCAAGGTTGCCGGCGGAAGGATGCACTACAGTGTGGTGGAGGAGACGGTTTCTTGACCTTGCCGGCAATGAAGGTGCCAGACAAATTTCTACGCCTGTGGAACAAAAGCTTTGCTGACTGCGCAACGGAATGCAGCAGAAATTGCTCATGTCTAGCGTATGCCTATGCTAATCTAAGCACCAGTGACATTGATGGGGATGCAACAAGGTGCCTGATTTGGACTGGGGAGCTGATTGATGTGGAGAAGGGTGGCGACATCGGTACAGAGAACCTGTATCTCCGGCTTGCAGGCTTGTCAA GTAAAGGGAGAAAGAGCATCATAGTAAAAGTTGTACCAGCAAGTCTATTGTTGATTCTTTTATTGGTATGCCTTGTATGCTTCCTCAGGTTTAAAG GCAAACATGACAAGCAAGGATGTCCAAACAGATGGATAGTGGAGGATCTGAGTATCACTGATGGACTCGGAGAGGAAACTTGTGATGTTCCATTTATTAGCTTTGAGGAAATAGTGGTTGCAACAAATAACTTTTCTATGTCCAACTTACTTGGACAAGGTGGCTTTGGCAAAGTTTACAAG GGGCTCTTTCATGGAGACAAGGAAGTTGCTGTTAAAAGGCTTAGTAGAGGTTCCGGACAGGGGGCGATAGAGTTCATGAATGAAGTACTCGTAATTGCTAAATTGCAACATAAAAACCTTGTACGGCTTATTTGTTATTGTGTGCAGGGCGATGAAAAGCTACTTATTTATGAGTATCTGCCAAACAAAAGCCTGGACACCTTCCTTTTCA ATTCAGAAAAAAAGCTAATGCTTGATTGGACGACACAATTCAATATAATAAAAGGAGTGGCTAGGGGACTACTCTATCTCCATCAAGATTCAAGATTGATGATAATTCACAGGGATCTCAAAACAAGCAACATTTTGCTAGATGGAGATATGAAtcccaagatatctgattttggcaTGGCAAAAATCTTTTGTGGAGATGAGCAACAAGCAAATACTAACCGAGTTGTGGGAACATA CGGTTATATGTCTCCTGAATATGCGATGGAAGGCCTCTTTTCTGTTAAGTCTGATGTCTACAGCTTTGGAGTATTGCTCTTGGAAACTGTAAGTGGTCTAAGGATTATCTCAAGCCAGAACATCAAGGAGTTCCCCAACCTTATAATATAT GCATGGAATCTATGGAGAGAAAGGCTAGCAAATGATCTGGTGGATCCATCTATCTCAGAGAGCTGCTCGACTGCAGAGGTTTTATGTTGCATCCATGTTGGGCTCCTGTGTGTTCAGGATGATCCGGATGCTAGACCACCCATGGCAACCGTTGTGTCTGTTTTGGAGAGTAGAAGCACACAAATTGCTACACCTGATAAGCCACTGTATTTATCCCAAGAAATAAGGTGCCAAAGAAAAAAGACTACGTTCAGGACTCTGTAG